In the Streptomyces sp. NBC_00525 genome, one interval contains:
- a CDS encoding UDP-N-acetylmuramoyl-tripeptide--D-alanyl-D-alanine ligase, giving the protein MIALTLAEIAEIVGGQTHDIPDRSVTVGGPVVIDSRKVTPGSLFVAFAGERADGHDYAARAVEAGAALVLATRPVGVPAIVVDDVVAALGALARAVVGRLGATVVALTGSAGKTSTKDLIAQLLERKGPTVYPEGNLNNEIGLPLTALRATDETRHLVLEMGARYVGDIRYLTGLVPPRIGLVLNVGSAHIGEFGGKEQIALAKGEMVESLPADGVAVLNADDPLVRAMSSRTRARVVLFGEAADADVRGEAVRLTEDGRPAFRLHTPTGCSEVTMRLYGEHHVSNALAAAAVAHELGLSADEIAEGLSEAGTLSRWRMEVTERPDGVTFVNDAYNANPESMKAALRALAAMGKGRRTWAVLGLMAELGDASLAEHDAVGRLAVRLNVSKLVAVGGREASWLQLGAYNEGSWGEESVHVSDAQAAVDLLRRELRPGDVVLVKASRSVGLEQVVTALLENATEGEVAGR; this is encoded by the coding sequence GTGATCGCCCTTACCCTCGCCGAGATCGCCGAAATCGTCGGCGGGCAGACACACGACATACCGGATCGGTCGGTGACCGTCGGCGGACCCGTCGTCATCGACTCCCGCAAGGTGACGCCCGGCAGCCTCTTCGTCGCCTTCGCCGGCGAGCGGGCCGACGGCCACGACTACGCCGCGCGCGCCGTCGAGGCGGGCGCGGCCCTCGTCCTGGCCACCCGCCCCGTCGGCGTGCCCGCCATCGTCGTGGACGACGTCGTGGCCGCCCTCGGCGCGCTCGCCCGCGCCGTCGTCGGCCGCCTCGGCGCCACCGTCGTAGCCCTCACCGGCTCCGCGGGCAAGACCTCCACCAAGGACCTCATCGCGCAGCTCCTGGAGCGCAAGGGGCCCACCGTCTACCCGGAGGGCAACCTCAACAACGAGATCGGCCTGCCGCTCACCGCGCTGCGCGCCACCGACGAGACCCGGCACCTGGTCCTCGAAATGGGCGCCCGCTACGTCGGGGACATCCGCTACCTCACCGGACTCGTCCCCCCGCGCATCGGCCTCGTGCTCAACGTCGGCAGCGCCCACATCGGCGAGTTCGGCGGCAAGGAGCAGATCGCCCTGGCCAAGGGCGAGATGGTCGAGTCGCTGCCCGCGGACGGCGTCGCCGTGCTCAACGCCGACGACCCTCTGGTTCGCGCCATGTCCTCCCGTACCCGGGCCCGTGTGGTGCTCTTCGGCGAAGCCGCGGATGCGGACGTACGGGGCGAAGCCGTACGCCTCACCGAGGACGGACGCCCCGCGTTCCGTCTCCACACACCCACCGGGTGCAGCGAGGTGACCATGCGCCTGTACGGTGAGCACCACGTGTCGAACGCGCTCGCCGCGGCCGCCGTCGCCCATGAGCTGGGCCTGTCCGCAGACGAGATCGCCGAAGGGCTCTCCGAGGCGGGCACCCTCTCCCGCTGGCGCATGGAGGTCACCGAGCGTCCGGACGGCGTGACGTTCGTCAATGACGCCTACAACGCCAACCCCGAATCCATGAAGGCCGCGCTGCGCGCTCTGGCCGCCATGGGGAAGGGGCGTCGTACGTGGGCGGTGCTCGGCCTGATGGCCGAGCTCGGCGACGCCTCGCTCGCCGAGCACGACGCGGTCGGACGGCTCGCCGTCCGGCTCAACGTCAGCAAGCTCGTCGCGGTCGGGGGCAGAGAGGCCTCCTGGCTGCAACTGGGCGCATACAACGAGGGTTCGTGGGGTGAGGAGTCGGTGCACGTGTCCGACGCACAGGCTGCCGTCGACCTGTTGCGCAGGGAACTGCGCCCGGGTGACGTGGTGCTGGTGAAGGCGTCCCGGTCGGTCGGCCTGGAACAGGTGGTCACCGCACTGCTGGAGAACGCGACCGAGGGCGAGGTCGCGGGCCGATGA
- a CDS encoding UDP-N-acetylmuramoyl-L-alanyl-D-glutamate--2,6-diaminopimelate ligase has translation MTTITPDPGNRNENVRSAAPSLRERPGAPGTLTAVPHAEQSRTTQKDAPVNYPGAPRPDRLRPTSLVTLAERLGIEPPGTGDVTGITHDSRAVRPGDLYAALPGARLHGADFAAQAAGLGAAAILTDPSGAERARATGVPVLVTDEPRARMGDLAAEIYGRPGTGLLRIGITGTSGKTTTAYLVEGGFRGAGRATGLIGTVEMRIGDERIKSERTTPEATDLQALLAVMRERGVDAVTMEVSSHALVLGRVDGCVFDIAVFNNLSPEHMEFHSGMEDYFQAKAQLFTPRLSRRGVVNYDDAYGRRLVTEAAVPVTTFSAEGHPDADWRAEDVVVGPLGSTFTVVGPQGERAAAKAPLPGPFNVANTLAAIVTLAVAGIDPQTAADGVGAVPGVPGRLERVDAGQPYLALVDYAHKTDAVESVLRALRKVTKGRLHIVLGCGGDRDTTKRGPMGAAAARLADTAVLTSDNPRSEDPLGILAAMLAGAAEVPVHERGDVLVDADRAAAVAAAVSRAEPGDTVLVAGKGHEQGQDVHGVVRPFDDRVVLREAIERTLGHGAGPAASHHENNSQG, from the coding sequence GTGACGACCATCACCCCCGATCCAGGGAACCGGAACGAGAACGTCCGTTCCGCCGCACCCTCACTTCGCGAGAGGCCGGGTGCGCCCGGTACGCTCACCGCCGTGCCCCACGCTGAACAGTCCCGAACGACCCAGAAGGACGCGCCTGTGAACTATCCGGGAGCGCCCCGCCCGGACCGGCTGCGGCCGACCTCCCTCGTCACACTGGCCGAGCGGCTGGGAATCGAACCACCCGGCACCGGTGACGTCACCGGCATCACCCACGACTCCCGCGCCGTGCGCCCCGGAGACCTCTACGCGGCCCTGCCCGGCGCCCGCCTGCACGGCGCCGACTTCGCCGCCCAGGCGGCCGGGCTCGGCGCCGCCGCCATCCTCACCGACCCCTCCGGCGCCGAACGCGCCCGCGCCACCGGGGTACCGGTCCTGGTCACCGACGAGCCGCGCGCCCGGATGGGTGACCTCGCGGCCGAGATCTACGGAAGGCCCGGCACCGGACTCCTGCGGATCGGCATCACCGGCACGTCCGGCAAGACCACCACCGCCTACCTCGTCGAGGGCGGCTTCCGGGGCGCCGGCCGCGCCACCGGACTCATCGGCACCGTGGAGATGCGGATCGGCGACGAGCGCATCAAGTCCGAGCGCACCACGCCCGAGGCCACCGACCTGCAGGCCCTGCTCGCCGTCATGCGCGAACGCGGCGTGGACGCCGTCACGATGGAGGTCTCCAGCCACGCGCTGGTCCTCGGCCGGGTCGACGGCTGCGTCTTCGACATCGCCGTCTTCAACAACCTCAGCCCGGAGCACATGGAGTTCCACTCCGGCATGGAGGACTACTTCCAGGCCAAGGCGCAGCTGTTCACGCCCCGGCTCAGCAGGCGGGGCGTCGTCAACTACGACGACGCGTACGGCCGCAGGCTCGTCACCGAGGCGGCCGTGCCGGTGACGACCTTCTCCGCCGAGGGCCACCCGGACGCCGACTGGCGCGCCGAGGATGTCGTCGTCGGGCCGCTCGGCTCCACGTTCACCGTCGTCGGCCCGCAGGGCGAACGGGCCGCCGCCAAGGCCCCGCTGCCCGGCCCGTTCAACGTCGCCAACACCCTGGCCGCGATCGTCACCCTCGCCGTCGCCGGCATCGACCCGCAGACCGCGGCCGACGGCGTCGGCGCCGTACCGGGCGTGCCCGGACGGCTGGAGCGGGTCGACGCCGGGCAGCCCTACCTCGCGCTCGTCGACTACGCGCACAAGACCGACGCCGTCGAATCCGTGCTGCGCGCCCTGCGCAAGGTCACCAAGGGCCGGCTGCACATCGTCCTCGGCTGCGGCGGCGACCGCGACACCACCAAGCGCGGCCCGATGGGCGCGGCGGCGGCCCGGCTCGCCGACACCGCCGTACTGACCTCCGACAACCCCCGCTCCGAGGACCCCCTCGGCATCCTCGCCGCCATGCTCGCCGGCGCCGCCGAGGTGCCCGTCCACGAACGCGGGGACGTCCTCGTCGACGCCGACCGGGCCGCGGCCGTCGCGGCCGCGGTGAGCCGCGCCGAGCCGGGCGACACCGTGCTCGTCGCCGGCAAGGGCCACGAGCAGGGCCAGGACGTCCACGGTGTCGTCCGCCCCTTCGACGACCGGGTCGTCCTGCGCGAGGCCATCGAACGGACCCTGGGGCACGGCGCCGGCCCTGCCGCCTCCCACCACGAGAACAACAGTCAGGGATGA
- a CDS encoding peptidoglycan D,D-transpeptidase FtsI family protein — protein MPPKEPPRRRVPGPARPRNAAASGRPRPQQRRRAPAAPPRGRTPRGRAARTLRLGSPRPRLRLISLALTLVMIAFVVRLLQVQAVDAHAYAAKAEKNRYLSYTVAAERGEITDRSGIALATSVDAYDITADPKMFTPADSKAPDAPQQAAALLAPILGVDADDLVKKLSKPKSRYAVLARRQTPQVWKQIKDLKSVFAEKAAKDKAAGGPGANVLAGVFQESTTKRVYPNGALAAGILGYVNAGGEGAGGLEFQLDKELAGEDGTIKYAQSGGRRVPTAGTKEIPAVPGSDIELTIDRDIQWAAQKAISDQVAKSKADRGYVVVQNTRTGEVLAMANAPGFDPNDLSQADAAALGNAALQDVYEPGSTSKVMSMAAVLEEGAATPLTHVTVPNRLHRGDRLFKDDIDHPTWHLTLNGVLAKSSNIGTIMATGELGRTQAEANKVLYSYLRKFGIGSPTGLGYPGETAGLLAKPEDWSTSQQYTIPFGQGLSLNAMQAASIYSTIANGGVRIQPTLVRGTRGPDGRFTPAEAPEQTRVVSEKTAKTLARMLESVVSDQEGTGTKAQIPGYRVAGKTGTANRVDPVRGGYHGYTASFAGFAPADNPQVTVYCAIQNPTKGSHFGGQTCGPIYKQVMEFALKTLQTPPTGRAPADLPVFFGTGE, from the coding sequence GTGCCCCCCAAGGAACCGCCGCGCCGCCGGGTCCCCGGCCCCGCGCGACCCCGTAACGCCGCCGCCTCCGGCCGCCCCCGGCCCCAGCAGCGGCGGCGCGCCCCCGCCGCCCCGCCGCGCGGCCGGACACCGCGCGGGCGGGCCGCCCGGACGCTGCGGCTGGGCAGCCCGCGCCCCAGGCTCCGGCTGATCAGCCTCGCCCTGACGCTCGTCATGATCGCGTTCGTCGTCCGGCTCCTCCAGGTCCAGGCGGTCGACGCCCACGCGTACGCCGCGAAGGCCGAGAAGAACCGCTACCTGAGCTACACGGTCGCCGCCGAGCGCGGCGAGATCACCGACCGCAGCGGCATCGCGCTGGCCACCAGCGTGGACGCGTACGACATCACCGCCGACCCCAAGATGTTCACCCCGGCCGACAGCAAGGCCCCCGACGCCCCGCAGCAGGCCGCCGCGCTGCTCGCGCCGATCCTGGGCGTGGACGCGGACGACCTGGTCAAGAAGCTCTCCAAGCCGAAGAGCCGCTACGCGGTCCTGGCCCGCAGGCAGACGCCGCAGGTATGGAAGCAGATCAAGGACCTCAAGTCCGTCTTCGCCGAGAAGGCCGCCAAGGACAAGGCCGCCGGCGGCCCCGGCGCGAACGTCCTCGCGGGCGTCTTCCAGGAGAGCACCACCAAGCGGGTCTACCCCAACGGGGCCCTGGCCGCCGGGATACTGGGTTACGTCAACGCCGGCGGCGAGGGCGCGGGCGGCCTGGAGTTCCAGCTGGACAAGGAACTGGCGGGCGAGGACGGCACCATCAAGTACGCCCAGTCCGGCGGCCGGCGGGTGCCCACGGCGGGCACCAAGGAGATCCCGGCGGTGCCCGGCTCCGACATCGAGCTGACCATCGACCGCGACATCCAGTGGGCGGCCCAGAAGGCCATCTCCGACCAGGTGGCCAAGTCCAAGGCCGACCGCGGCTACGTCGTCGTGCAGAACACCCGCACCGGCGAGGTCCTCGCCATGGCCAACGCCCCCGGCTTCGACCCCAACGACCTCTCGCAGGCCGACGCCGCGGCGCTGGGCAACGCGGCCCTCCAGGACGTCTACGAGCCCGGCTCCACCAGCAAGGTGATGTCCATGGCCGCCGTCCTGGAGGAGGGCGCCGCCACGCCCCTCACCCATGTCACGGTCCCCAACCGGCTGCACCGGGGCGACCGCCTCTTCAAGGACGACATCGACCACCCCACCTGGCACCTGACGCTCAACGGCGTACTCGCCAAGTCCAGCAACATCGGCACCATCATGGCCACCGGCGAGCTGGGCAGGACGCAGGCCGAGGCCAACAAGGTCCTGTACTCCTATCTGAGGAAATTCGGCATCGGATCGCCCACCGGGCTCGGCTACCCCGGCGAGACGGCCGGCCTACTCGCCAAGCCCGAGGACTGGTCCACCTCGCAGCAGTACACGATCCCGTTCGGCCAGGGCCTCTCCCTCAACGCCATGCAGGCCGCCTCGATCTACTCCACGATCGCCAACGGCGGCGTACGCATCCAGCCGACGCTGGTACGCGGCACCCGGGGCCCGGACGGCCGCTTCACCCCGGCCGAGGCCCCCGAACAGACCCGGGTCGTCAGCGAGAAGACCGCCAAGACCCTCGCCCGCATGCTCGAATCGGTCGTCAGCGACCAGGAGGGCACCGGCACCAAGGCCCAGATCCCCGGCTACCGGGTCGCGGGCAAGACCGGCACCGCCAACCGCGTCGACCCGGTGCGCGGCGGCTACCACGGCTACACCGCGTCCTTCGCCGGCTTCGCGCCCGCCGACAACCCCCAGGTCACCGTCTACTGCGCGATCCAGAACCCCACCAAGGGCAGCCACTTCGGCGGCCAGACCTGCGGACCCATCTACAAGCAGGTCATGGAATTCGCCCTCAAGACCCTCCAGACGCCCCCCACCGGCCGCGCGCCGGCCGATCTGCCGGTGTTCTTCGGAACCGGCGAGTGA
- a CDS encoding FtsB family cell division protein, giving the protein MPAGPSTAARTPFVLLVVLLLGGGLITLLLLNSALNEGSFELSELKKRTTELTDEQQALQRDVDASFEPDALERRARELGMVPGGSPAFLGPDGKVRGVPSEAAPAPVTAPPPTTPAATASPAGTPTPTASPAQAATPAAATPAPGPSGTAGATPAAQPSTSPGR; this is encoded by the coding sequence ATGCCCGCCGGGCCGAGCACCGCCGCCCGGACCCCGTTCGTGCTGCTGGTCGTGCTGCTCCTGGGCGGCGGCCTGATCACCCTGCTGCTGCTCAACTCGGCGCTCAACGAAGGCTCCTTCGAGCTGAGCGAGCTGAAGAAGCGGACCACCGAGCTCACCGACGAGCAGCAGGCCCTCCAGCGCGACGTCGACGCCTCCTTCGAGCCCGACGCCCTGGAGCGGCGCGCCCGTGAGCTGGGCATGGTCCCCGGCGGCAGCCCCGCCTTCCTCGGCCCGGACGGCAAGGTCCGGGGCGTCCCGTCCGAGGCCGCCCCCGCCCCGGTCACCGCGCCCCCGCCGACGACCCCCGCAGCCACCGCGTCCCCCGCCGGCACGCCCACCCCCACCGCATCCCCCGCGCAGGCCGCCACGCCTGCCGCCGCCACGCCCGCGCCCGGCCCCTCGGGCACGGCGGGCGCCACCCCGGCCGCCCAGCCCTCCACGAGCCCCGGCAGGTGA
- the rsmH gene encoding 16S rRNA (cytosine(1402)-N(4))-methyltransferase RsmH — protein sequence MSQTRHVPVMLQRCLDLLAPALEASGPQPPVVVDCTLGLGGHSEALLSAFPAVRLIALDRDKEALRLSGERLAPYGDRATLVHAVYDELPEVLDRLGIPRVQGILFDLGVSSMQLDESDRGFAYARDAPLDMRMDQTTGISAAEVLNTYPPGELVRILRAYGEEKQAKRIVSAIVREREREPFTNSARLVELIREALPQAAMRTGGNPAKRTFQALRIEVNGELTVLERAIPAAVASLAVGGRIAVLAYQSLEDRLVKQVLAAGAANTAPPGLPVVPERYQPRLKLLTRGAELPTEEEVAENRRAAPARLRGAQRIREDER from the coding sequence ATGAGCCAGACCCGACACGTCCCGGTGATGCTCCAGCGATGCCTGGACCTGCTGGCACCGGCTCTGGAGGCGTCCGGCCCCCAGCCCCCCGTGGTCGTCGACTGCACCCTGGGCCTCGGCGGCCACAGCGAGGCGCTGCTCTCCGCCTTCCCCGCCGTCCGGCTGATCGCGCTGGACCGCGACAAGGAGGCGCTGCGCCTCTCCGGCGAGCGGCTCGCCCCCTACGGCGACCGCGCGACCCTGGTGCACGCCGTCTACGACGAGCTGCCCGAGGTCCTCGACCGGCTCGGCATCCCCAGGGTGCAGGGCATCCTGTTCGACCTCGGCGTCTCCTCGATGCAGCTGGACGAGTCCGACCGGGGCTTCGCCTACGCCCGCGACGCGCCCCTCGACATGCGCATGGACCAGACGACCGGCATCAGCGCCGCCGAGGTCCTCAACACCTACCCGCCGGGCGAGCTGGTGCGCATCCTGCGCGCGTACGGCGAGGAGAAGCAGGCCAAGCGGATCGTCTCCGCCATCGTGCGCGAACGCGAGAGGGAACCCTTCACCAACAGCGCCCGGCTCGTCGAACTGATCCGCGAAGCCCTGCCGCAGGCCGCCATGCGCACCGGCGGCAACCCCGCCAAGCGCACCTTCCAGGCCCTGCGCATCGAGGTCAACGGCGAGCTGACGGTGCTGGAGCGGGCCATCCCGGCAGCCGTCGCCTCCCTCGCCGTGGGCGGCCGCATCGCGGTCCTCGCCTACCAGTCGCTGGAGGACCGGCTGGTGAAGCAGGTCCTCGCGGCCGGCGCCGCCAACACCGCCCCGCCCGGCCTGCCCGTCGTCCCCGAGCGCTACCAGCCCCGGCTCAAACTGCTCACCCGGGGCGCCGAACTCCCCACCGAGGAAGAGGTCGCCGAGAACCGGCGCGCCGCCCCCGCCCGGCTGCGCGGCGCCCAGCGCATCCGCGAGGACGAGCGGTGA
- a CDS encoding beta-class carbonic anhydrase, whose amino-acid sequence MSTSAHSPAEPSAPAATVTDRLVEANSKYASEFTDPGMDAKPVLQVAVVACMDARLDLHKALGLALGDCHTIRNAGGVVTDDVIRSLAISQRALGTRSIVLIHHTTCGMESITEDFRQELEREVGQRPSWAVEAYTDADQDVRQSMQRVRTSPFLKHTDDVRGFVFDVTTGKLREVLPA is encoded by the coding sequence ATGTCGACTTCTGCGCACTCCCCCGCCGAGCCCTCCGCCCCAGCAGCCACGGTCACCGACCGTCTGGTGGAGGCGAACAGCAAGTACGCCTCAGAGTTCACGGACCCCGGTATGGACGCCAAGCCGGTGCTCCAGGTCGCCGTGGTCGCCTGCATGGACGCCCGGCTCGACCTGCACAAGGCCCTCGGCCTGGCGCTGGGCGACTGCCACACCATCCGCAACGCCGGCGGCGTGGTCACCGACGACGTCATCCGCTCGCTGGCGATCAGTCAGCGCGCGCTCGGCACCCGCAGCATCGTGCTCATCCACCACACGACCTGCGGCATGGAGTCGATCACCGAGGACTTCCGCCAGGAGCTGGAGCGCGAGGTCGGACAGCGGCCGTCGTGGGCCGTGGAGGCGTACACCGACGCCGACCAGGACGTCCGCCAGTCGATGCAGCGGGTCCGCACCTCGCCGTTCCTGAAGCACACCGACGACGTGCGCGGGTTCGTCTTCGACGTGACCACCGGCAAGCTGCGCGAGGTCCTGCCGGCCTGA
- a CDS encoding AAA family ATPase, with the protein MTTYDDRASLTDLTSTAERVRRSMESVIEGKPEVVRLTLTVLLAEGHLLIEDVPGVGKTMLAKALARSVDCSVRRIQFTPDLLPSDITGVSIYDQQRREFEFKPGAIFAQVVIGDEINRASPKTQSALLESMEERQVTIDGHSYELPDPFMVVATQNPVEMEGTYPLPEAQRDRFMARVSIGYPSAEAELRMLDVHGGLSPLDDLQPVAHAHDIVKLIDAVRAVHVAEAVRGYAVQIVGATRNHPDLRLGASPRATLHLLRAAKASAALSGRDYCLPDDVQALAVAVLAHRLLPTAQAQLNRRGAEQIVREILARTPVPTAGGAGPAPAHPYPAAGPAYGAPQQPGARRP; encoded by the coding sequence GTGACGACCTATGACGATCGAGCGAGCCTCACAGATCTGACCAGCACCGCGGAACGGGTGCGCAGGTCGATGGAGAGCGTGATCGAGGGCAAGCCCGAGGTCGTACGGCTCACGCTGACCGTGCTCCTCGCCGAGGGGCATCTACTGATCGAGGACGTACCCGGCGTCGGCAAGACCATGCTGGCCAAGGCGCTGGCCCGGTCCGTGGACTGCTCGGTGCGGCGCATCCAGTTCACGCCCGACCTGCTGCCGTCGGACATCACCGGCGTGTCCATATACGACCAGCAGCGGCGCGAGTTCGAGTTCAAGCCGGGCGCGATCTTCGCCCAGGTCGTGATCGGCGACGAGATCAACCGCGCCTCGCCCAAGACCCAGTCCGCGCTGCTGGAGTCCATGGAGGAGCGCCAGGTCACCATCGACGGGCACAGTTACGAGCTGCCCGACCCCTTCATGGTCGTGGCGACGCAGAACCCGGTGGAGATGGAGGGCACGTATCCGCTGCCCGAGGCCCAGCGCGACCGCTTCATGGCGCGGGTGTCGATCGGCTATCCCAGCGCGGAGGCCGAGCTCAGGATGCTCGATGTGCACGGCGGCCTCTCCCCGCTCGACGACCTCCAGCCCGTGGCGCACGCGCACGACATCGTGAAGCTCATCGACGCGGTGCGCGCGGTGCACGTCGCGGAGGCCGTCCGCGGGTACGCGGTGCAGATCGTCGGCGCCACCCGCAACCACCCCGACCTCCGGCTCGGCGCCTCCCCGCGCGCCACGCTGCATCTGCTGCGCGCGGCCAAGGCGTCCGCCGCGCTGTCCGGCCGCGACTACTGCCTGCCGGACGACGTGCAGGCCCTGGCGGTCGCGGTGCTCGCCCACCGGCTGCTGCCCACCGCGCAGGCCCAGCTCAACCGGCGCGGCGCGGAGCAGATCGTGCGGGAGATCCTCGCCCGGACCCCGGTGCCCACGGCGGGCGGCGCGGGCCCGGCGCCCGCCCACCCGTATCCGGCAGCGGGCCCGGCCTACGGCGCTCCGCAGCAGCCCGGCGCGCGGCGGCCGTGA
- a CDS encoding DUF58 domain-containing protein: MAAAPVAMDGGDAKGGMRAALGGLTTRGRSFLAAGLAAAACAYVLGQGDLLRVGLLLAVLPLVCVTVLYRTRYRVTGTRKLSPSRVPAGSEARVHLRMDNISRLPTGLLMLQDRVPYVLGPRPRFVLDRVEAGGRREVSYRVRSDLRGHYPLGPLQLRLSDPFGMCELTRSFSAYDTLVVIPRTEPLPPVRLAGEASGYGEGRQRSLALAGEDDVIPRGYRHGDDLRRVHWRSTARYGELMVRREEQPQRARCTVLLDTRLTAYRGTGPDSAFEWAVSGAASALVHMLERGFAVRLLTDTGDAVPGEGEGGFAGATQSTADAAGLLMDTLAVVDHSDGGGLSRAYDVLRGGGEGLLIAFLGDLDEEQTGVVARMRQRSGGAVAFVLDGAAWVNGESPESREEAARRVRRLREAGWTVVPVEPGAQLSALWRLAGPQGAPAGSDGYSGGWS, from the coding sequence ATGGCGGCGGCGCCCGTCGCGATGGACGGCGGCGACGCCAAGGGCGGAATGCGGGCCGCGCTCGGCGGACTGACGACACGCGGGCGGTCCTTCCTCGCGGCCGGGCTCGCGGCGGCGGCCTGCGCCTACGTACTGGGCCAGGGCGACCTGCTGCGGGTCGGGCTGCTGCTCGCGGTGCTGCCGCTGGTGTGTGTGACGGTGCTCTACCGGACCCGCTACCGGGTCACGGGCACCCGCAAGCTCTCCCCCTCGCGCGTCCCGGCCGGCTCCGAGGCCCGCGTCCATCTGCGCATGGACAACATCTCGCGGCTGCCCACCGGTCTGCTGATGCTCCAGGACCGGGTGCCGTACGTGCTCGGGCCCCGGCCCCGGTTCGTCCTGGACCGGGTGGAGGCGGGCGGCCGGCGCGAGGTGTCCTACCGGGTCCGCTCCGATCTGCGCGGCCACTACCCGCTCGGCCCGCTCCAGCTGCGGCTGAGCGACCCCTTCGGCATGTGCGAGCTGACGCGTTCGTTCAGCGCCTACGACACCCTGGTGGTCATCCCGCGCACGGAGCCGCTGCCGCCGGTCCGGCTGGCGGGCGAGGCGTCCGGCTACGGCGAGGGGCGCCAGCGCTCGCTGGCCCTGGCCGGTGAGGACGACGTGATCCCGCGCGGCTACCGGCACGGCGACGATCTGCGCCGCGTCCACTGGCGCTCCACCGCCCGCTACGGCGAGCTGATGGTGCGCCGCGAGGAGCAGCCGCAGCGCGCCAGGTGCACGGTCCTGCTCGACACCCGCCTGACCGCGTACCGGGGCACGGGCCCCGACTCCGCGTTCGAGTGGGCGGTCTCGGGGGCGGCGTCCGCGCTGGTGCACATGCTGGAGCGCGGCTTCGCGGTCCGGCTGCTGACGGACACGGGCGACGCGGTGCCGGGCGAGGGCGAGGGCGGTTTCGCCGGGGCCACCCAGTCCACGGCGGACGCGGCGGGCCTGCTGATGGACACCCTCGCGGTCGTCGACCACTCGGACGGCGGGGGGCTCTCGCGCGCCTACGACGTGCTGCGCGGGGGCGGCGAGGGGCTGCTGATCGCCTTCCTGGGCGATCTGGACGAGGAGCAGACGGGGGTGGTCGCCCGGATGCGGCAGCGCAGCGGCGGGGCGGTGGCCTTCGTGCTGGACGGCGCCGCCTGGGTGAACGGCGAGTCGCCGGAGAGCCGCGAGGAGGCCGCGCGCCGGGTACGGCGGCTGCGCGAGGCGGGGTGGACGGTGGTGCCGGTGGAGCCCGGCGCTCAGCTGTCCGCGCTGTGGCGGCTGGCGGGCCCGCAGGGTGCGCCGGCCGGGTCGGACGGATATTCCGGGGGTTGGTCATGA